The Candidatus Paceibacterota bacterium nucleotide sequence GCTCGGTGCCGAGCCTGATCAAAACTTCCTGAATATCCTTTGCGTGCCTTCTGAAGGCATCTCTTTCTTTGGTGAGCTCAGTGCTTTTGGCAGACCACCCCTGAATTTTTTCTTTCAGGTTGGCCTCTTTCTTGGTGCCGTGGGTTTTGATCTTGGTTATTTGCTCGACGGCTTTCAAGAAACCGCCGTATCCCTTTGCCCACTTTTTCCTGGCTTTTTCTTCGCCTTGGTTGGTTTTTTTGAGCTCGTTTCTCTGCCCATTGATTTCGTGCTCCAAAGTCCGAATCCGGCTTTTGAATTTCATATGTCTTCTCCTTAATGTTCAGTCCTAGGGCCATAATACAAGGATAAAGAAAAAAGTCGAGCCCCAGTTGACTAGCAAAAAATAATCAAGTCTATTATGATTAGTAAAGAATAACAAATAGAAAGGGGTGCAAATGCCACTACCAGATAAAAACCCCAAATCCACGACCAGGAGATTGAGTCTGCGAGACCCAAGACTCGTGCGCGAGGATGAGGAAATGTTGAAAAAACATTTAGGGCAAATGGTTTTGTCGGAGGGTTTAATGAAATTTCTTCATCAATGTGTCCAGGACACAGGGATCGAAAAAAAGATCAATATTCCATCTGGCCAGGCGGATGTCGCTGTAGCCATTATTCGAACGTCGGGCTTGGAAAAGAATGTCGGCCTGATTATCATCGATGAACTGCGCATCTTCTTTGATGGCAAAACCTTTGTCGAAAAGTGGAAGCTGGGCCTCAGCAAAGGGCGCATATGCATCCTGCAGATTTCGCTTGAAATCCACAAGGTGCATGTGAACAAGCCTCAGATCCGGGTAGAACTCCGTGCCACTAACGGAGCCGAAACCAAACAAATAGTCAGAGAGTATGACTTCTCCTTGCTGACGGACTCGCAGTCTCACAAGGAAAAGCCTCACCCTCTGGGTTAAAAACAGGCCCGTTTGCTTTACGCGCGGGTCTGTCTTCTTCGTTGCCGTTTTTGTTGCCGTTTTATCTGTTTGAAAATTAGTAGCTTGGAACCGAGGTCGGTGTTGGAATTTTAATTTGACTATTCATCATAGCTGACACGTCTACAAACTTTACTGTTGTAGGCAAAGTAAACCTAGACTGATCAACTGCCCAGTCTGTACACTTATAATCCGTCTGGGCATCCAGGCTCACTCCTGCATTACTTTGGGCCTGGACTTGACTCTGGGATTGATTTTGCGTGATCTGCTCAAAATTCATCTTTACCCCTTGATTAGCCTGGGCGCTAGACCAGAAATAGACGTCGTTCCCTTGGCGAACCATGTGTGAATCTATGGCCTTGCCAGAAGAGGCCGTTACCAAAGAGAAGTCTCCTCTCAGCATATTTGCTGAGAGGTAGACTGTACCTGAGGTTTGCCCTTGTGCTGTGGTCTGACTAAAAGTACACATCACATTTTTCCCTATAGCCAAAAGCCCTCGCAAACTCATCGGATTGCTTGACCCTACTGCTGCGGAGGTTGTAGAAGAGGCACCCAAAGTAGAGGTAGCGGTGGAATACATCGCTGGGTTATTTCCTTGGCCCGTGCTTTTGACGGAATAGTAAACTCCACCACCGACAATCAAGGCAACCACAATAATAAGTATCACTCCCAACAAACCAAAGCCTTTACTTAGATTTTTATATTTCATATATTAATAATTAGTAACGAGTAAATGGAACAAATTATACGAATAAAGAGTTCCGACCTTTACTCAATCATATGACTATTTTGTCAATACGCAAGAGCCGAACAGCAATTAAAAATAAATACCCTCAGAATAATGAGGGTTTTATTTATATTTCTAGGCTGTTCATTTTTTAGCCGGTTGAAAAAGTCCGAGACGATTGCCGTCTACGTCCTTAAATTGGGCGTAAAAACCCATGCCATCCATTGACTCCTTGGGAAGGACTATACTACCGCCAGCGACCATTATTTTGTCTATGATGTCATCAATGTCTTCGACAGAAACAACCACTGTTGGACCCTCTGTGCGGGGGCCACGTTTTTGGATTCCCCCATTGATGGCACCTTGCTGTAGTGACATTCCTTTTTCATTGCTTTTGGCTGCAATGACACTGACATAGTTTTCATCCCAAGGCTTAAAATTCCAACCAAAAACTGCTGAGTAAAAATCCTGAGCTTCAACAAGATCTTCTGCAGGAATCTCAAAATGAGCGACTATATTTTTCATAAATTTATGATTAGTTTAATAAAAATTTGGGACCTTTATACCCGTATAATACCCCTTACCTGAAAATTTATTTCAAGAGTTTGTGTTAAAATGGCCTAATGAAAGATTTTGGTTTGACTAAGAGAGAATTCAACATTCTCAATAAATTAAGCACCCCTGAAAAGATCCAGGATTTTCTCGAAACTTTAGCGTATAACTTCGAAAAAAAGGGCGAAACCTACATGTCTCCACGACGAGTCTTGTCCGAAAAAAAAGCCCATTGCCTCGAGGGAGCCCTCCTGGCTGGGCTGGCCCTCTGGATCCACGGTAAAAAACCTCTTTTACTTGACCTCAAAACCACTCCGTCAGACGGAGACCACATCATTGCTCTCTATAGACAAAACGGTTATTGGGGCGCTATTAGTAAAACCAACCACGCCTGCCTGCGTTTTCGCGATCCTATCTACCGAAATATACGTGAGCTAGTGGCCTCATATTTTCATGAATATTTTCTGAATAAAAATGGGGAGAAGACCTTGAGAAGCTATTCAAGGCCCTTTGATCTACGTCAGCTTGGCACCGACTGGATTACTACAGACAAAGACCTTTGGGATATTGCCTATACTCTTGATGAAATCACTCACCACCCTCTTTTTCCAAAATCGCAGGAAAAATTTATCCGGAAGGCAGATAAATTTGAGAGACGTGCTGGGACTCTGACAGAGTGGCAACCTTAGAAGATTTCTGCTATTCTACTGTTACTCGTCGGGTTCAGCTCAGGGACTGATCCCCCGAATGGCGCAGTGGCGAAGTGGTTAACGCAGCAGTTTGCAAAACTGACATGCGCCGGTTCGATTCCGGCCTGCGCCTCCAATGCCCAGGTGGTGAAATGGTATACACGGAGGACTTAAAATCCTCTGACCTTTAAAAAGTCGTGTGGGTTCGAGTCCCACCCTGGGCACCGGCGACAAAATTTGGTATAAATAGCAAAATTGATATCCACCCATAGCTCAGTTGGTAGAGCGGCTCCCTCTTAAGGAGATGGTCGTAGGTTCGACTCCTACTGGGTGGACACGTGAGTACAGAAAGGAAACTGTGCCCGTACAAATGCCGGGGTGGCGAAATTGGCAGACGCACTTGCCTTAGGAGCAAGCGGAGTAATCCATGGAGGTTCAAGTCCTCTCCCCGGCACCAAGAAAAGAGACACGACTCATGTCGTGTCTCTTTTCTTGGTGGCTGTTGAGTTGAGGAGAGGACTTGAAAGCCGGACTGAGCGAAGGCGAAGGAGGCGGGGTCGCGGGCGAGCACACCAGTGCGAGACCTGTGACCAAGTCTGCTTTGCAAGAAAAGACACTTATTGACACTTTCTCACAAAACTTTTCTTTCAAAAAAATTGATTTTCCCTTGAGCTTATCTTCAGCCTCAAAAGATTATACTCTTCACTGAATACAGGT carries:
- a CDS encoding VOC family protein; translation: MKNIVAHFEIPAEDLVEAQDFYSAVFGWNFKPWDENYVSVIAAKSNEKGMSLQQGAINGGIQKRGPRTEGPTVVVSVEDIDDIIDKIMVAGGSIVLPKESMDGMGFYAQFKDVDGNRLGLFQPAKK